DNA sequence from the Thiosulfativibrio zosterae genome:
ATTATCAAAATACTCTGGTGAACCGCCCAATCCTGCAATTAAGTCTTCTTTGGTAGCCAAACCTTCGGGGGATTTAAAAAACACCTCCAATAGATTGAGTTCTGCCCAGGTGAGTTGCGCTTTTTGGGTTTCCAAACAAGGCGGCTGAACCGTCATTTTGTGTTTATCAATAATCCAAGCATCGCTGTCGCCTGTGCTTGCCTGCGAAAAGCTTAAACGACGGTGCAACGCCAAGATAACGGCGGCCAATTCTTGATAATTGACAGGTTTGGTTAAATAGTGATCTGCCCCTAAATGATGTCCCAAAATACGGTCATCTAGAGCAGAACGAGCGGTCAACATAATAATACCTAAGGCTGGAAAGGCCTTTTTGAGTCGCTTAGCAATCGACAAACCATCCTCTCCCGGCAAGCCGATGTCTAACACCACTATCTCAGGTTGCAGTTCATCAAATATGGCATCCATCGCCTGTGCATGGGGCACGCCTTTGGCCTCAATCTTTAAATAATTCAGATTCAGCAACAAATCATCTAATAGGTCTTCATTATCTTCAACAATTAAAACTGGACGCATCATTCTACTTCCTAGCTATTTTCTAGCACGAGTCATGGTTAAGTTCTGAGGAATTTTTAAGGTAAAAATACTGCCCTTGGAGCGATCTTGCGATTGATAGCGAACTTCTCCACCATGCAGTTTTGCAATCTTTTTGACCAAGTACAAGCCCAAACCAACGCCTGGAATATCCCCCAGATTTTGTCCTCGCTGATAAGGCTCAAATAAGCCCTCTACTTGGCTTTCATCTAACCCAACCCCAAAATCTGCGACAGAAATCAACCAATAGATGGCATTGGGCTGTACCTCTTCTTCTAAGGATACCAGGATAACTTTATCTAACAGACTGTATTTATGAGCATTATCAATCAAATTACTGAGTGCAAGTTCTATCAGTGCCGGGTCAGCCACCAGCAAATCTGATTTTAGGGCGTTGTGAAACTGAATCTTTCTTTGTAAAGGATAGTAGTTGACCACATTGTCTAAAATACCCTTTAATGCAAACGGTCTAATATTTAACTCAAATTGATTATCCTCAAGACGGTCTTGCTGTAAAAACCTTTGTACCAAATCATTAATGCGATTCGCCGCACGGCGAATGCGGTCATAGCGTTTTTCCACTTCTGGCTCAACCGAAGGCGTTAGCAAGCTTAAGGATTGCAGGGCACCGTCTATCATAGACACAGGGGTTTTTAACTCATGGGTAATCATCGCAAAAAATTTGGCTTGCGCTTGGCGATGTTGTTTTTCTAGGTTTAACTGCTGCTCAGCCGCTTGCGCTTTATTAAGCGCTCCTTTGATTTTTTCATCGGCGAGCTGTGTCAAGAGTTGGGATTTTTGGGTTTGATAAAACACATAAAAAGCCCATAAACCAATCATGCCCAACAGCCCTAGCAAGTAAGGCCAAATCAGACTGAAAATTTGTTTTAAATCCGTTTTATTGACCAGCTCAAGCTGAATCCAACGGTTGTAGATTTCACGCTCTTGTTCAGGCGTAACTTGATTGAGTGCTTTTTCTAAAATACTCAATAACATCGGCTCGCTTTTATGAACCCCTATCGCCAACTCAAAACGCTTATCGGCTTGGCCAATAATATGCAGACCGTCTATGCCTTGTTTTTTGAGCGCATAATTGATGGCTGCCAAGTTCCCAGAATAGCCATAGGCCTCACCCTTTAAAACGGCGTCTATGCCCTGCTCAACGGAATTCACCAACAATAAAGAAATTTGAGGAAAGTTTTCCTCCAAATACTCCTGTGACCAATAACCACGCGTAACCGCGATCACCTTGCGATTGAGTTTATTGTAATCTTCAATGTAGTCCACCGTATTGCGTGCCAGCAACACCATCGGAAAAGACAAATACGGACGCGTAAAACTTAGGCTCGCTTGGCGTTTTGGTGTGGAAACGGCACAAGATAAAACTGGCAAATCTCCCTCAGAAGCGCGTTGCAAGGCCGTGTCCCAGTTTTGATTGGGGGTTGCTTTAAACTTGACACCCAGCGACTTTTCAAACAGTTTGAAATAATCCGCCGCCAAGCCGTGATAGCGACCTTGCTCATCGGTAAACTCAAATGGCGCCCAGCTGTTATCGTTGGCTAACTCTATGACCGGATGCGCTCTAAGGTAAGCGAGTTCCTCTAGGTTTAAAAATCGCTCGGTGTCATGGAATAACAAGCGGCTCAAATCGGCTTGCGCCAACTGCTCTGGCGTAATCAAACCGGTTTCTTTGGCGCTAACCGCTATGGCTTGTAATTTAGCCGCACTGACTTCGCCGATCGGCGTTTTGCCAAATTTGACATATTTAGTGGTGTCATGCGCTTCGGCAATTAAGTCCTCGCGGGTTTTAACCACTGGAAAATGCGCCATTAAATAATCCACAATTTCAGATTGATTATGCAGTGCATAATCCCACCCCTTAAGGGTTGCTTCATTAAAGCGTTTAACCAAACTGGGGTCAGATTGCGCGAGGGCTTGCGAGGTAAACAGCAAATTGCCATAACTTTGAATGCCATAGTTTTTAGGATCGGTTACATAATAAGGCACTTGCAATTTATTCAATCGAAACGGCTCATTGGTCGCATAACCCGCATATAAATCGACTTTTTTCTCAATAAAACTCGTTAAATCGCCAGTCGATTTTTGGGTGAACGCATATTGGTCGGCACGGTTTTGATAAGCTAAATTGAGCAAGGCTCGAATTTGCATATCATCATGATGCATGACTGTTTTGTTTTTTAAATCTTCAAGCGTTAACACTGGCGCATGGGATAACAAAATCATCGGCGAATATTGAAAAGAAGCCGACACAATTTCAATCGGCGCGCCCTTAATGTAATCCACCACCAGCGTGCTGTAACCCACGCCAAAATCTGCGTCCCCCGATAACACGGCATCTAGGGGCTCGTGATCTTTTGTCCAGCTAATAAGCTCAACTTCTAAACCCAACTCTTTGTAATAGCCTTGCGCTAAAGCGGCATAAAAACCTGCAAACTCAAACTGATGGTTCCAATTGAGTTGAACCTTAATGATTTGACTCTCGGCAGACGGCTGAGCCGGCCCGCCTTTTGGGGTCGCTTGCGCCGTGGACATAACGCCCAAAAACAGGACAACCACGCCTAACAGATATTTGGTAAACCTAGCGTTCACTTAAAAACAATCCTTGTGCATTTTGATAGGCCAATTTTTGCGCCGTTTGCGGCGGCAACTGCCCTAACCAATGGCGAATTTGCGCCACCACGGCATCAAAGTTGTGCCAGCGATTCACGCTAAAGGTATCCACGCCGACTAAAATTTTGTCTGAGTTTGCCGTGAAAAAATCACGCCATTCTGCTTTGAGCTTGCCTTGCCCATCCACAAACTCGGCATCACGCACGGTGGTGTCTATATACAAATTGTGTGGATGCTTTTTTAGCATTTTGGTTAAAAACTGCGGCTCGGGTTGTGTGCCTAAATGCGCCCACAAAATGATGCTGTTGGGCGCTTGGGCAAAAATTTCATCTACGATTTCCGCATCACCGTGCACTTGCAGCTTTAAGTTTTGTGCTTTAGCAATGGCAACCAATTCACGCAAAACTGGACTGTTGCGGTCTTCTTTAAATAAATGAAACTCACCTATGCCTTGGTAAATGCCGGCCTTAAGCCCTTGTTGAATGCGCTGGATAATTTCAGGGTTATCGCCCCAACGCCCTTTTTCTTTGAGATGATGATAAATATTGAGAAAAGGAATAATGCGCTCGGGTGCGGCTTGATATAAGGCTTGCGTGCCGGCATCAGGCGTGCTGGATATCAATGCATGCGTCACTTGGTTGCGATCAAAAAGTCTAAGGACTTCGGCGGTAGATAAGGCTTCGGTATCTTCTGCGCCATAATGCAAATGGCTGTCAAAAATTTTGCCCGTGTAAGCGGTATCAGAGGTATGAACCACTGTGGATTCGGAAAGCAATGAATGAGCCCATAGGCTTGTAGAGAAAAATAGCCCACAAAAAACGTAAAAAGGCTTTAAAAATAACCAGGCCTGGTTGTTTTTCGGCACTTTTAAGCTTAATTTTGGCATAAAAACCTCCTTCTGCACTAAATGTCGTCTTGCGGCTTTTCGAGTGGCGGACTAATGAAATAACCTTGCACCATATCAACGCCCATGAGTTTGAGTTTAATATAGGTGGCATTGTCCTCCACAAACTCGGCAATGGTTTCTATGCCACGCTTTTGCGCAAAGGTGACGATGGTTTCCACAATCAATTCTTTGTCTGGATCTTGCAACATATTACGAATCAAAGAACCATCCAACTTAATATAGTCAGGTTGCAAACGCATCAGATATTCAAAGTTAGAATAGCCTGTTCCATAATCGTCTATGGCGACCTTAACGCCCATTTGTTTAATTACATTCAAAAACTGGGTGGCTTCTTCAAAGTTCTCAATGCCTTCTGACTCCGTGATTTCAATGGTTAGGCGCTCACCGGCAGTATAGTCGTGACACAGCTTTTGTAAATATTGCAGTGTTTCGGGTGTGCCCAAATCTTCTGCCGACAAATTAACGGCAAAACGCTCAGTGCGGTCTTTAAAGGTTTCAAACGCATGCATCAGCATGGTGCGGGTTAGGTCGGCATACAAGCGCGTTTTTTTGGCGATTTCTAGGAAGTAGAAAGGGCTGACCAATTCACCTCGAGTTTTCAAACGCACCAAACACTCATAAGACACGATGGCTTCTTGTTGCATATTGTAAACCGGCTGAAAAACCGCGATTACACGGCCTTCGTTAAGCGCAGATTTCAGCTCTCTACTCCAAATCAAGTTTTCTTTGTATTGATCAGAAACCACCACCACTTCGGCGTAGTTCACCACCGCTTTATGAGATTTTTTGGCTTCGCGCAAAGCCATGTCGGCTGTGGCCAGTAAATTGGCATCACCTTGCGCAACCCCCGCCGATAAAGACACAAAAATATCTTGGTCAGCCACCATAAAGGCGTGGTCGCTGATATGACGCGTTAAGTGGATAATTTGTTCATGAAAATTCTGCACCGGGGCATCGTGCTGCTCTATCAACGCAAACTCGTCGCCATGCACTCTAAACAGTTTTAACGCGGGTGCTTTATGGGCACCCAAGAATTCGGCGACTTTTTGAATCACTTCGTCGCCTTTTTCTACGCCCAAAAAGTCGTTTACTTCTTTAAAATCGTCAACATTTAACAAAGCCAAAGATTTAACGGCCTTGCTATCCAGTTCGCGGATGAGTTGACTGCGATTTTTTAAGCCGGTTAATTTGTCCGTAATCAATAAACTGGTTAAGGCATCTTGATCTTTTTTCCATTGAGTAATGTCGTGGCGCAACGCAATGTATTCTTGAATGTCACCTTGCGCATTCTTAATCGGCATAATGGTCATTTGAACATGAAAATTGTCACCATTCTTTTTCTGGTTTACCACTTGGCCATGCCAAGCTTTGCCAGCCGTTAAGCGTTCCCACATGCCAACAAACACCTCTTGTGGACTACCGACACTTTTAAAAATATTGTGCGACTGCCCCAGCAATTCTTGACGACTGTAACCCGTTAACTCAACTAATTTATCGTTCACATAAGTAATTTTGCCGTCAAGGTCGCCTTTAGACACGATGCTGGTTTCATCAACAATGGTTTGATATTGTTTAAGCAAATTCAGGGTGTTGGCGAGAGCCGTGTTTTCTGCCATGGCTTTTTTTTCTGCCAACACGCGTTGTTTGACATAACGATTAATAAAGCGATAAAAGGCAATCGTAATCACCAAAAAGGCCACGACTCTCACAAAATGCCAAACAAACCACTGAAAATCCCACAGAGTTGAAATCACAAACAAAATGCCCGCAGACCCAAACAACATACCGCCGCCAAACAGAATTAAATCTTCTGGGTGCTGATGTTTCAGATACTTAAACAGGTAAAAGACGCCGCCCCAAATAAAAGCAAAACCGCCCACGACATTCATCCCTTGGGCAATGTTGGTAAAATGCCCTTCGGCATGCCGCATCAACGGCAAACTGTCTTGATACTGCAAGGACAATAACGCGCCTAAGAGGATTAAAATAACAAAGCTACCCAACCACTGCAAACGCTGCTCTACCGAAATATGGTCGGGCAACCAAGCCAACGCAAAGAACAGCCCGCCCAAAAACACCGACATAGAGTGATACCAAATAAATAAATTGCCCGGTTCTGTCATGGCGTGGAATAAATCAAAAATACCCATCGCCAAAAAGGCTAAAACCACATTGACATATTCGGTTTTAATAAAGCCCTTATCTTGAATTTGGTAGATGGCCACCGCTAAAACAATGGCGATAGAGGCCGATGCAGACTCTAAGGTGGCATGCAACGAAACATTCACCCAAACACCCTGTATCAACACTTGGCTCATATACCCTAGAAATAGCGGCAAAACCAAAGACAACACAACCATTTTAAAGACATTTTTGTAGAGGTCAGTCATGCGCTTTCTCCGCTGCTTCAACTAAATAAACCTGATTACGACCTAAGGCTTTGGCTTGATAAAGTGCCTGGTCGGCAAGGTGATAAATTTCCTGACTTAAATAATTGCGCTTGTCAGCCAGATGCAATAAACCCACCGAAATCGAAAAGACCTCTGCCGCTTCATTTTGCGCATGAGGAATTTTTAAATCTAAAACCGCTTGACGCAAGGCTTCGGCATATTGGTGACTTTCTGCTAGGGTATAGCCGTTTAATAAACATAAAAACTCTTCGCCCCCTGTGCGATACGCGTCTACATTGGCAGTCGAAAACTGCGTTAACAACAATTGCCCAAGGCTTTGCAAGGCCTGGTCACCCGCTAGGTGTCCATACAAATCATTAAAACGCTTAAAGTAGTCAACATCAAAAATAATCATACTTAACGCCCGATCATCTGTGTTGGCCAAGCGCTGTTCAATGGTTTGGTTGTAATAACGGCGGTTATACAAATGGGTCAACTCATCGGTGATAGAGAGTTGATAAATCTGTTTCTCTTGGGTGGTTTCTCGCCAAAAGGATTGGTAAGCCACTAGCTCATTTTTTTCATTGAAAACCGGTGAAGCCGTCACCCAAAAATATTGTAAGGTGTCTGAAGTTTGCCATAACACTTCCTCTTCAAAGGAGGTTGGCTGGGTTTTACTGTTGATATAGCCTGCAAACTTGTGCCAAGCATGTTCCGCCATCAACTGTTGCAACACATCCGTAATGGGCTGCTGCAAACCCACTTGTAAAAGATTTCTACCCACTAGATCGGGCGTTTTAACCCGCGTGATTTGACAAAACGCATCACTCACCTCTAGCACATTCATGTGCAAATCCAGCTTGAGCGTGGCCACAAACTGGTTAACCATATCCAAGGCTTGGTTCAAACGACTGGTCACTTGTTTTTGCATTTGTGTGGTTTTCACCAAATCCGCCGAAATTTGTACCTGTTGCGTAATATCTATCCCAATACTACAAATGGCTTCATCCTCGCCTTGTAAATTGCGCAATTTAAAACGCGCCATTAAATATTTGCGCTCAAACAATTCTTCTTCAAATTGCAGCGGTTGATCACTCGCCATCACCAAGCGGTCGTGTGAACGGATAATGTGCGCATTCACCGGCGGGAAAATATCCAAATCATCTTGTCCCAACATGTCTTCGGCGGTTCGCCCAATTAAAGACAGCGCTTGGGCATTGAACATTTTGTAATGCCCTTGAATGTCCTTCACCATCACAACCATCGGGGCATTGTCTAAAATATTGCGAATTTCATATTTAGACGCCAATAAATCATGGGTGCGCAAGCTCACCATTTGTTCAAGATTATTAGACAACTTCTCCAGCTCGTCTTTGTTTTTGGCCAGGCTCTCAGAGTTGGCGGATAACTCATTCAAACTACTTTGCAGATGGCTGGCCATTTCATTAAAAGCCTCCGCCAGTGTGGCAAACTCGTAAACATCGGGCACAGGAATTGGATCGAAGTTTTTTCTTTTTTGCTGTAAACGATGAATCCCTTGTAACAAGAGTTTGAAGTTTTCACTTAAATATCCATACAAAAACAACGCTAAAATGCCGCTAAATAACAAAATAAACCCAAAAATCTGCAGCGCCCAACTGCTCAGTTCATTGAGATTTTTAAAGACTTGATGGGTCGGCATTTCATACACAAACCCCCAGCGCAAATCGGGCTGATAACGCCAAATGGCATAAACTTCTTGCCCCTGTTCGTTGCGTAAAACACCCTGTCCATCTTCGGCACGCACCGCTTTAGCCAAAGGCGTTTGTGCTTGATAAGCGCCCCAAAAGTTTGAGGGGTGACTGAGCGGCTCGTCACTCATCGAGGCCAATACATTTTGAATTTTATCCCCTTGGCGTTTCCCGACTTTTAACTGACCTTGCTCCCCCAGCCCTTCTGAGTTACTGAGTATATTTTTGAGTTGCGTGTCTTCAATTTGGCCAATCAAAATGCCTTTGAGTCTGTCTTGCAAAATAATCGGCGTGGCAATAAAAGCAGCACTTCTGGCAGAGGGTGGATAATAATTAAAATCTGAAACGCTGGTATCCAATAGGGTTCTTGACGAGTTAAAAACCTGACTTAATCCGGTATCTTTCCACTGCGCGGCATTTAAATCAGCGTACAAATCAGCTTCTTTTTGCACCGTAAACTGTACTTTGCCGCTGAGATCGACAAAAAATAAATCATAAAAATGCGACAGCTGCATATATTGCTCAAGATAGTTGAGCGTTTGTTGCTGCTCGCTGCCTGAAAGCGGCTTTTGTGCTTGGTCAAATAAACGAAAAAACGCAGGGTCGCGCGCCAACAGTTGTAAACTTTTGCGGTTTTGTTGAACCAAATCAGACACTTGAATTAAACGCTGATTCAGTCTATTTTCAAAAGAAGTTTGCACTTCTCGTGTGAGAATTTTTTCGACATTCATGTGACTTAACCACATGACCAACAAAATGGGCAACATGGACACCAACATAAACCACACGCTTAACTGCAAAGCCAATCGTGATTTAGAAAAGCGCAAATACTCAGTCGCACGCATCCAAAAACCGCTGGGTGGCGTCAGTTTTAGCTTAACATTTTTGGCTATTCGGGTGCCTGCCATGCGCCCCCCCATGCTTCATACAACTGGGTTAATGCCTTGGCCGAATCTTCGTAAGAGGTTTCAAAAATTGAAAAAGGTTCCGGCTTGATAAGACTGCTGCTTTGCCAAACCACTTGTGACTCACCGCTCGCAGTTAATTGACTAATAACATCTGGCTTCCAAGTATGGCGGCTATTTTTGTCCACAAACACTTTACCCGCTGGCCCTGTAAAACCAACACGATGAATAACACTCAAAATGGCATCTGAATCAATAGACTCCACTTTTTCTGCTGCCAACTTCCATAGATACACATTCACATAGGCGTTCACCATGGGGGAGTTAACTTCTTCATCTTGCCCATAGCGCGCGCGATAGGCTTTGATAAAGGTGTTATTTTCAACCGTATCCAAATTGGGGTCGTAGCCCCAGCTAACATAATGCCCTTCTAAAGATAACCCATACTGCTTTAAATAAGATTTGGCTTCTACGGATGAAAAACTGAACGACATCACAGGCACAGGATTGTCTGGCTGTAAGCGAGATAAGGTTTCAAAAAAATAGCGATTTCCGTCACCATTTAAGGTATTGATAATGGCATCTGGTTTTAAGGCTAATAAACTGTCTAGGTCACTGAAATCAATATTGTTTAAGCCATAATATTGCGATTTTAAAACCGTCATCCCCAAGGTTTCGGCGACTTTTTGAATTTGCATATTGGCAATATGAGGAAACACATAATCTGAGCCAATCAACAAAATTTTTTGCCCCAGATGCTGTTGCACCCAACTGATGGCTGGAATAATTTGCTGATTGGGCACTTCGGCGGAATACACAATACGCTCAGACGCTTCTAAGCCTTCATATTGCACGGGATAAAACAGCAGGTTTTGATGGGCTTCAATCACGGGTTTAACGGCTTTACGAGAGGCGGATGTCCAACAACCAAAAATCACGGGCACCTTATCTTGCGACACCAAACGCTCTGCCCCCGCAGCAAAAGTTTTGTCCAAAGACGCACCATCCACCAAAATAGGTTGTAATGGACGCCCCATCACGCCACCTTGCTGATTGATTTCATCAATCGCCATCAAGGTTGCTTGTATAACGCCTTGTTCACTCAGCGCCATCGGCCCAGTTAAACTGTGCAGCACGCCAACTTGAATGGGTTTTGGCTGAGTGGCACCCCACAATAACTGCAGAAAAACCACGCCCAAAATCAGCAGCAGCGCAGTATTTGCTCTTACCAGCCATTTTGGGCGTTGAACATTCATCCGTAAAAACCTTTAATCAATTTGAGTGCTTCAAAAAATAAGCCATTTTACCCCTTTTTAGTCGAGCGTTGACACTCTCTTAACGCAGCTGTACTTGAGCCATCCATTTTAAAAAGCTCAAACTACCTGCCGACAGTAACAGCGTAAACAGCGCAATGGTGAGCAACGAGCCGTTGTGCAGCGTTCCCATAATCAACCCCATTAAACCACCCATGGCAAAAATGCTACTGCCCATTAGCGCATTGGCAGTGCCAGATATTTGTTCAAAAAAATCTAAATAACAGGCTTGAACATTGGGCGTTACTGCCCCCAACAAACCCAAAACAAAGAATTGGAACACTAAAATTATATAGAGGTTTGGCGTAAAAATGCTGACATAAACTGACATGAAAACCAGCAAGATCACTTGTAACTGCATCACGCGCCATAAAATCGTTGCGGGCTCAAAGCGTTTTAACAGGGTGACATTCATCCGATTAAAAAACACCACGCCCAAAACCACTATCCCAAAATACAACGGAAATTGGCTGGGCGAAATATCAAACTGCTCCATATAAATAAAAGAGGCTTCGGTGATGTACACAAACAAAACCCCACTGGCCAGTCCTTGCGCCAATAAAAATCCAACCGCTCGGCGATTTTTAAACACTTGACCGTAATTAGAAATCAACGCCGACCAGGGTTGGCTGCGCGCTTTTTGTTGGCGCTCCAACGAGCGGGTTTCTGGCAAGGTGAATTGCACCATCATCCATAACAGCAACCCATAAAAAGCCAAGAATATAAAAATACTGTGCCATTCGCTGAAATTTAAAATCAGCGCTCCGGTTGCCGGCGCGACCAAAGGCGCTATGAGCATGACCAAGGCAATCATCGAAAACACCTGCGCACTCTCTCGTCCAGAGGTTAAATCTCGTACGATGGCTGCTGATACCACGGTAGCAAAACCACCACCAATGGCTTGAATAACCCGCATCACATAGAGTTGTTCTAAATTCACTGAAAAGGCAATCAGCAGTGAACTTACCATAAATATCAATAAACCAATCAGCGCAATGGGTTTGCGCCCAAAACGATCGGACAAAGGCCCCCCCAAAAGCTGCCCCAAACCAAATCCCATTAAAAATAAAGGAACGGTAAAGCTCACCGCATTCACATCGGTATTGAGCTGTTGCGCCAAACTGGGTAACGCAGGTAAATAGGTGTCTATGGCAAAAGGCGTTAAGGCAACCAAAGCGCCTAAGCGAGGCGCAAGTTGACGAGCGGTAAGATTCATAATCTGCCTCAATGGATAGAAAACAGTATCTTACCGAGTTTATAGAGGGTTTGTGTAAAACCGCAGCTAAAAAAAGACCCAGTCGAGCTGGGTCTTCATTATTTTTAGATGCTATTTTAGATGGCTTGTTGCGTTAAACGCCAAAAGGCATCCGAACATTCAACTTAACATTGCGACCCATGCCCTGTGCTGTACCTTTGTAGGTATCCAAGAAATCTCGGTATTGCGTATCAAACAGATTTTGCACCGTTAAGTCCAATTGCAAGGCCTGCTTGCCCAATTT
Encoded proteins:
- a CDS encoding response regulator transcription factor; amino-acid sequence: MMRPVLIVEDNEDLLDDLLLNLNYLKIEAKGVPHAQAMDAIFDELQPEIVVLDIGLPGEDGLSIAKRLKKAFPALGIIMLTARSALDDRILGHHLGADHYLTKPVNYQELAAVILALHRRLSFSQASTGDSDAWIIDKHKMTVQPPCLETQKAQLTWAELNLLEVFFKSPEGLATKEDLIAGLGGSPEYFDNRRLESAISRLRRKLSVLQNSESETEEVIKAVRNVGYQFTQVLIVKNDK
- a CDS encoding ABC transporter substrate-binding protein, giving the protein MNARFTKYLLGVVVLFLGVMSTAQATPKGGPAQPSAESQIIKVQLNWNHQFEFAGFYAALAQGYYKELGLEVELISWTKDHEPLDAVLSGDADFGVGYSTLVVDYIKGAPIEIVSASFQYSPMILLSHAPVLTLEDLKNKTVMHHDDMQIRALLNLAYQNRADQYAFTQKSTGDLTSFIEKKVDLYAGYATNEPFRLNKLQVPYYVTDPKNYGIQSYGNLLFTSQALAQSDPSLVKRFNEATLKGWDYALHNQSEIVDYLMAHFPVVKTREDLIAEAHDTTKYVKFGKTPIGEVSAAKLQAIAVSAKETGLITPEQLAQADLSRLLFHDTERFLNLEELAYLRAHPVIELANDNSWAPFEFTDEQGRYHGLAADYFKLFEKSLGVKFKATPNQNWDTALQRASEGDLPVLSCAVSTPKRQASLSFTRPYLSFPMVLLARNTVDYIEDYNKLNRKVIAVTRGYWSQEYLEENFPQISLLLVNSVEQGIDAVLKGEAYGYSGNLAAINYALKKQGIDGLHIIGQADKRFELAIGVHKSEPMLLSILEKALNQVTPEQEREIYNRWIQLELVNKTDLKQIFSLIWPYLLGLLGMIGLWAFYVFYQTQKSQLLTQLADEKIKGALNKAQAAEQQLNLEKQHRQAQAKFFAMITHELKTPVSMIDGALQSLSLLTPSVEPEVEKRYDRIRRAANRINDLVQRFLQQDRLEDNQFELNIRPFALKGILDNVVNYYPLQRKIQFHNALKSDLLVADPALIELALSNLIDNAHKYSLLDKVILVSLEEEVQPNAIYWLISVADFGVGLDESQVEGLFEPYQRGQNLGDIPGVGLGLYLVKKIAKLHGGEVRYQSQDRSKGSIFTLKIPQNLTMTRARK
- a CDS encoding amidohydrolase family protein, which codes for MPKLSLKVPKNNQAWLFLKPFYVFCGLFFSTSLWAHSLLSESTVVHTSDTAYTGKIFDSHLHYGAEDTEALSTAEVLRLFDRNQVTHALISSTPDAGTQALYQAAPERIIPFLNIYHHLKEKGRWGDNPEIIQRIQQGLKAGIYQGIGEFHLFKEDRNSPVLRELVAIAKAQNLKLQVHGDAEIVDEIFAQAPNSIILWAHLGTQPEPQFLTKMLKKHPHNLYIDTTVRDAEFVDGQGKLKAEWRDFFTANSDKILVGVDTFSVNRWHNFDAVVAQIRHWLGQLPPQTAQKLAYQNAQGLFLSER
- a CDS encoding EAL domain-containing protein; its protein translation is MTDLYKNVFKMVVLSLVLPLFLGYMSQVLIQGVWVNVSLHATLESASASIAIVLAVAIYQIQDKGFIKTEYVNVVLAFLAMGIFDLFHAMTEPGNLFIWYHSMSVFLGGLFFALAWLPDHISVEQRLQWLGSFVILILLGALLSLQYQDSLPLMRHAEGHFTNIAQGMNVVGGFAFIWGGVFYLFKYLKHQHPEDLILFGGGMLFGSAGILFVISTLWDFQWFVWHFVRVVAFLVITIAFYRFINRYVKQRVLAEKKAMAENTALANTLNLLKQYQTIVDETSIVSKGDLDGKITYVNDKLVELTGYSRQELLGQSHNIFKSVGSPQEVFVGMWERLTAGKAWHGQVVNQKKNGDNFHVQMTIMPIKNAQGDIQEYIALRHDITQWKKDQDALTSLLITDKLTGLKNRSQLIRELDSKAVKSLALLNVDDFKEVNDFLGVEKGDEVIQKVAEFLGAHKAPALKLFRVHGDEFALIEQHDAPVQNFHEQIIHLTRHISDHAFMVADQDIFVSLSAGVAQGDANLLATADMALREAKKSHKAVVNYAEVVVVSDQYKENLIWSRELKSALNEGRVIAVFQPVYNMQQEAIVSYECLVRLKTRGELVSPFYFLEIAKKTRLYADLTRTMLMHAFETFKDRTERFAVNLSAEDLGTPETLQYLQKLCHDYTAGERLTIEITESEGIENFEEATQFLNVIKQMGVKVAIDDYGTGYSNFEYLMRLQPDYIKLDGSLIRNMLQDPDKELIVETIVTFAQKRGIETIAEFVEDNATYIKLKLMGVDMVQGYFISPPLEKPQDDI
- a CDS encoding diguanylate cyclase domain-containing protein — encoded protein: MAGTRIAKNVKLKLTPPSGFWMRATEYLRFSKSRLALQLSVWFMLVSMLPILLVMWLSHMNVEKILTREVQTSFENRLNQRLIQVSDLVQQNRKSLQLLARDPAFFRLFDQAQKPLSGSEQQQTLNYLEQYMQLSHFYDLFFVDLSGKVQFTVQKEADLYADLNAAQWKDTGLSQVFNSSRTLLDTSVSDFNYYPPSARSAAFIATPIILQDRLKGILIGQIEDTQLKNILSNSEGLGEQGQLKVGKRQGDKIQNVLASMSDEPLSHPSNFWGAYQAQTPLAKAVRAEDGQGVLRNEQGQEVYAIWRYQPDLRWGFVYEMPTHQVFKNLNELSSWALQIFGFILLFSGILALFLYGYLSENFKLLLQGIHRLQQKRKNFDPIPVPDVYEFATLAEAFNEMASHLQSSLNELSANSESLAKNKDELEKLSNNLEQMVSLRTHDLLASKYEIRNILDNAPMVVMVKDIQGHYKMFNAQALSLIGRTAEDMLGQDDLDIFPPVNAHIIRSHDRLVMASDQPLQFEEELFERKYLMARFKLRNLQGEDEAICSIGIDITQQVQISADLVKTTQMQKQVTSRLNQALDMVNQFVATLKLDLHMNVLEVSDAFCQITRVKTPDLVGRNLLQVGLQQPITDVLQQLMAEHAWHKFAGYINSKTQPTSFEEEVLWQTSDTLQYFWVTASPVFNEKNELVAYQSFWRETTQEKQIYQLSITDELTHLYNRRYYNQTIEQRLANTDDRALSMIIFDVDYFKRFNDLYGHLAGDQALQSLGQLLLTQFSTANVDAYRTGGEEFLCLLNGYTLAESHQYAEALRQAVLDLKIPHAQNEAAEVFSISVGLLHLADKRNYLSQEIYHLADQALYQAKALGRNQVYLVEAAEKAHD
- a CDS encoding urea ABC transporter substrate-binding protein, giving the protein MNVQRPKWLVRANTALLLILGVVFLQLLWGATQPKPIQVGVLHSLTGPMALSEQGVIQATLMAIDEINQQGGVMGRPLQPILVDGASLDKTFAAGAERLVSQDKVPVIFGCWTSASRKAVKPVIEAHQNLLFYPVQYEGLEASERIVYSAEVPNQQIIPAISWVQQHLGQKILLIGSDYVFPHIANMQIQKVAETLGMTVLKSQYYGLNNIDFSDLDSLLALKPDAIINTLNGDGNRYFFETLSRLQPDNPVPVMSFSFSSVEAKSYLKQYGLSLEGHYVSWGYDPNLDTVENNTFIKAYRARYGQDEEVNSPMVNAYVNVYLWKLAAEKVESIDSDAILSVIHRVGFTGPAGKVFVDKNSRHTWKPDVISQLTASGESQVVWQSSSLIKPEPFSIFETSYEDSAKALTQLYEAWGGAWQAPE